In Acinetobacter pittii, one genomic interval encodes:
- a CDS encoding BCCT family transporter, whose amino-acid sequence MVLKSDRYSSDHIRLNRFVFWSSAISIGIFGLLFVLFPEKSQFWLTYVQEQVNHFFGWYYMLVIVLCLGFVAWLAFSKVGHIPLGKDDDKPEFTYLAWTSMLFSAGIGIALLYYGVAEPVDHFLRPPEGEAGTIQAARNAMTYSFLHWGIHGWVLYALLGVTLGYFAFRQNLPLALRSALYPIFGERVHGLVGDFVDGFGILATVISLVTNLGIGALVLVSGICYLLPQIPDNSATLITAVLIMMFVATITTVVGIEKGLAWLSRINLRLLYALLLFVFLTGPTNHLLNGLVQNTGDYLNNFMGKSFDMYLYNQKASGWLGSWTVFYWAWWIAWAPFVGMFIARISKGRTIREVVLGVCLIPLGFTLAWISVFGNTAIYLILQQKQKVLGDMVLTDPALSLFKLLEYLPFNPYVAGIVVVICFVLFLTPVGSGTLMIANLSSKGGTNDSDSPIWLRVFWSVVITIVSIGLLLAGSFNSMQSAVVLCGLPFSVIILLYMFGLAKALKQDDFDPQLVKKQLAVSKDISVPSDCDQNKVTEVL is encoded by the coding sequence ATGGTGTTGAAAAGTGATAGATATTCTTCAGACCATATTCGGTTAAATCGTTTTGTATTTTGGAGTTCAGCCATCAGTATTGGCATTTTTGGCCTACTTTTTGTGCTGTTTCCAGAAAAAAGTCAGTTTTGGTTGACCTATGTACAAGAGCAGGTAAATCACTTTTTTGGGTGGTATTACATGCTGGTTATTGTGCTGTGTTTGGGCTTTGTTGCTTGGCTCGCTTTTTCAAAAGTAGGGCACATTCCTCTAGGTAAAGATGACGATAAACCTGAGTTCACTTATCTGGCTTGGACTTCAATGTTGTTCTCGGCAGGGATTGGTATTGCGCTACTTTATTATGGCGTGGCCGAACCTGTTGACCATTTTTTAAGACCACCAGAAGGCGAGGCAGGAACGATTCAGGCAGCCCGTAATGCGATGACTTATAGCTTTTTGCATTGGGGGATTCATGGCTGGGTACTTTATGCATTGCTCGGAGTTACTTTAGGTTACTTCGCTTTCAGACAAAACTTGCCATTAGCACTGCGTTCAGCGCTTTACCCAATTTTTGGAGAGCGAGTGCATGGCTTGGTGGGTGATTTTGTCGATGGCTTTGGAATTTTAGCGACAGTTATTTCCTTGGTCACCAATTTGGGAATTGGAGCTTTGGTGCTCGTATCGGGTATTTGTTATTTACTTCCTCAAATTCCAGATAACTCTGCAACTTTAATTACTGCTGTGCTCATCATGATGTTCGTTGCCACGATCACGACAGTGGTGGGTATTGAAAAAGGTTTAGCGTGGTTGTCGCGTATTAATTTACGTTTGCTGTATGCCTTACTTTTATTTGTATTCTTGACAGGTCCGACAAACCATTTATTAAATGGTCTTGTGCAAAATACGGGCGATTACCTTAATAATTTTATGGGTAAAAGCTTTGATATGTATTTATACAACCAAAAAGCCAGTGGTTGGTTAGGTTCGTGGACCGTATTTTATTGGGCTTGGTGGATTGCTTGGGCGCCTTTTGTCGGCATGTTTATTGCCCGCATTTCAAAAGGTCGTACCATTCGCGAAGTTGTATTGGGTGTATGCCTGATTCCACTTGGTTTTACATTGGCTTGGATTTCGGTTTTTGGAAATACTGCAATTTATTTAATTTTGCAGCAAAAACAGAAAGTTTTAGGCGATATGGTTTTAACTGATCCGGCATTATCTTTATTTAAATTACTTGAATATCTGCCGTTTAATCCTTACGTTGCTGGTATTGTTGTTGTAATTTGTTTCGTTTTATTTTTGACACCAGTTGGCTCTGGTACACTAATGATCGCTAATTTGTCCTCAAAAGGGGGCACCAATGATAGTGATTCACCGATCTGGTTACGCGTCTTTTGGTCTGTGGTAATTACCATTGTAAGTATTGGCTTGCTTTTAGCCGGTAGTTTTAACTCCATGCAAAGTGCTGTGGTGTTATGTGGTTTACCATTTTCAGTCATTATTTTGCTCTATATGTTTGGTTTAGCTAAAGCATTAAAGCAAGATGATTTTGACCCTCAATTAGTGAAAAAACAGTTAGCTGTTTCAAAAGACATTTCGGTCCCATCGGATTGTGACCAGAATAAAGTGACTGAGGTTTTATAA
- the betB gene encoding betaine-aldehyde dehydrogenase, translated as MSDVQVHQLYIHGRYVKATSGKTFNSINPANGETIATLQQASEQDIEAAVQSAQQGQKIWAAMTAMERSRILRRAVDILRERNDELARLETLDTGKAYSETSTVDIVTGADVLEYYAGLATAIQGEQVPLRESSFFYTRREPLGVVAGIGAWNYPIQIALWKSAPALAAGNAMIFKPSETTPLTAFKLAEIYTEAGLPDGVFNVVQGAGREIGQWLTEHPVIEKISFTGGVETGKKVMASAAGSTLKEVTMELGGKSPLIICEDADLNRAADIAVMANFFSSGQVCTNGTRVFVPKSRLADFEKAVVERVQRIRIGDPMAEDTNFGPLTSFPHMEKVLSFIESGKQQGAKVLIGGGRATEGELAKGAYVLPTVFSDCTDQMAIVQEEIFGPVMSILSYETEEEVIRRANDTTFGLAAGVVTQDISRAHRIIHQIEAGICWINTWGESPAEMPVGGYKQSGVGRENGLTTLGHYTRIKSIQVELGDYQSIF; from the coding sequence ATGAGTGATGTACAAGTTCATCAGTTGTATATCCATGGACGCTACGTTAAAGCAACCAGTGGTAAAACATTTAATAGTATTAACCCTGCCAACGGCGAGACAATCGCGACTCTTCAGCAAGCTTCTGAACAAGATATTGAAGCTGCTGTACAAAGTGCCCAACAAGGACAAAAAATCTGGGCTGCCATGACTGCTATGGAGCGTTCACGTATTTTACGTCGTGCTGTCGACATTCTTCGTGAACGAAATGATGAGCTTGCCCGTCTTGAAACTCTCGACACAGGTAAAGCCTATAGCGAAACATCGACAGTTGATATTGTGACTGGTGCAGATGTACTCGAATACTACGCAGGTCTTGCAACAGCCATTCAAGGTGAACAAGTTCCGCTTCGCGAATCTAGTTTCTTTTATACACGCCGTGAACCTTTAGGCGTGGTTGCCGGTATTGGTGCTTGGAACTATCCAATTCAAATCGCTTTATGGAAATCTGCCCCTGCCCTTGCTGCCGGCAATGCCATGATTTTCAAACCAAGTGAAACCACTCCACTTACTGCATTTAAACTTGCAGAAATCTATACCGAAGCTGGCTTACCAGACGGCGTATTTAACGTTGTACAAGGTGCTGGCCGTGAAATTGGTCAGTGGCTCACTGAACATCCTGTGATTGAAAAAATCTCATTCACTGGCGGTGTGGAAACCGGCAAAAAAGTTATGGCAAGCGCTGCTGGCTCTACGCTGAAAGAAGTAACCATGGAACTCGGTGGTAAATCTCCACTGATTATTTGTGAAGATGCCGACCTTAACCGTGCCGCAGATATTGCAGTTATGGCGAACTTCTTTAGCTCAGGTCAGGTATGTACCAACGGTACACGCGTATTTGTTCCAAAATCACGTTTAGCAGATTTTGAAAAAGCTGTTGTAGAGCGTGTACAACGTATTCGCATTGGCGACCCAATGGCTGAAGACACGAACTTTGGTCCACTCACTAGCTTTCCTCATATGGAAAAAGTGTTGTCTTTCATTGAGTCAGGCAAACAACAAGGCGCTAAAGTGCTAATCGGTGGTGGGCGTGCGACTGAAGGCGAACTTGCCAAAGGCGCTTATGTATTACCGACAGTATTTAGCGACTGCACTGACCAGATGGCAATTGTTCAAGAAGAAATTTTTGGACCTGTCATGAGCATTTTAAGCTATGAAACCGAAGAAGAAGTCATCCGTCGCGCTAACGACACTACCTTTGGTTTAGCTGCTGGCGTTGTCACTCAAGACATTAGCCGCGCTCATCGCATTATTCACCAAATTGAAGCTGGTATTTGCTGGATTAATACTTGGGGTGAATCGCCTGCCGAAATGCCAGTGGGTGGCTACAAACAATCTGGCGTAGGCCGCGAAAATGGCTTGACCACACTTGGGCACTATACCCGTATCAAATCTATTCAAGTTGAACTTGGCGATTATCAAAGCATTTTTTAA
- a CDS encoding choline transporter, translated as MATDNPRAVDDLTLSKSKKDPLNRVVFYFSALLILIFSLVTFLFNDFANRVMNTVLQWVTSTFGWYYLLAATLYMVFVIFIACSRYGGIKLGPKHSKPEFSLLSWSAMLFSAGIGIDLMFFSVAEPLSHYMQPPVGAGQTYEAARQSMVWTLFHYGLTGWCMYALIGMSLGYFSYRYNLPLTIRSALYPIFGNRINGAIGHSVDTAAVIGTIFGIATTCGIGVVQLNYGLHVLLGLPENIWMQFILIAVAVGISVISVTSGVNKGLRILSEINIYVSIGLLLFILFLGNTEFLLNALVQNIGDYLTRFPTLALQSFAFEQPKEWMSSWTFFFWAWWIAWSPFVGLFLARISRGRTIREFVCGTLIIPLLFTLTWLSIFGNSALHSVIFEGNQTLAATVLANPAHGFYDLLAQYPGFTFIASIATVTGLLFYVTSADSGALVLGNFTTKLTHIDNDAPRWLSVFWAVAIGLLTLAMLMTNGITALQNATIIMGLPFSFVMFLVMAGLYKSLRLEDYRHASRSMNAAPVVGNVDILNWKQRLTRVMHHPGTTETQRMLDTVCLPAVQAVADELVKQGMNVDVQQTPLEDEDTLYHLDLTIHLEEEQNFVYQIWPVRYSAPNFSQRVKRGKQFYYRLETYLYDGSQDNDLVGYSKEQVINDILDKYERHMTFLHINRISPGNRPLFPDPQA; from the coding sequence ATGGCAACAGATAATCCAAGAGCAGTTGATGATTTAACATTATCTAAATCTAAAAAAGACCCGCTCAACCGTGTGGTTTTTTATTTTTCAGCTCTACTTATTTTAATTTTCTCTCTCGTCACGTTTTTGTTCAACGATTTTGCAAATCGAGTCATGAACACGGTACTACAGTGGGTAACTTCAACCTTTGGTTGGTATTATCTGCTTGCCGCAACGCTCTATATGGTTTTCGTGATTTTTATTGCCTGTTCAAGATATGGCGGTATCAAATTAGGACCTAAGCATTCAAAGCCTGAGTTTAGTTTACTCAGTTGGTCTGCGATGCTGTTTTCGGCTGGTATCGGTATCGACCTGATGTTCTTCTCGGTCGCTGAACCACTATCTCATTATATGCAACCTCCGGTCGGAGCAGGTCAGACCTATGAAGCAGCACGCCAAAGTATGGTTTGGACATTGTTTCACTATGGCTTAACTGGCTGGTGTATGTATGCCTTGATTGGTATGTCATTGGGATATTTCAGTTATCGTTATAACTTACCGCTTACCATTCGTTCTGCACTTTACCCAATTTTTGGGAACAGAATTAATGGTGCGATTGGACATAGTGTAGATACGGCTGCCGTGATCGGGACAATTTTCGGTATTGCGACAACCTGCGGGATTGGAGTGGTACAGCTGAATTACGGCCTACATGTGTTATTGGGATTACCAGAAAATATCTGGATGCAATTTATCCTGATTGCTGTTGCAGTCGGCATTAGTGTTATTTCGGTAACATCTGGGGTCAATAAAGGCCTGCGGATTTTATCTGAAATCAATATTTATGTTTCGATCGGGCTATTACTGTTTATTTTGTTCTTGGGAAATACCGAGTTTTTACTCAATGCCCTTGTCCAAAATATTGGTGACTATTTAACCCGTTTCCCAACTTTAGCCTTACAAAGTTTCGCTTTTGAACAGCCTAAAGAGTGGATGAGTAGTTGGACTTTCTTCTTCTGGGCATGGTGGATTGCTTGGTCTCCATTTGTTGGACTCTTTCTGGCACGTATCTCAAGAGGACGTACCATCCGTGAGTTTGTGTGCGGTACCTTAATTATTCCACTTCTATTTACGCTTACGTGGTTATCTATTTTTGGTAATAGCGCATTACACAGCGTTATTTTTGAAGGTAATCAAACCTTAGCCGCAACAGTGTTGGCAAACCCGGCACATGGTTTTTATGACCTGTTAGCACAATACCCGGGCTTTACCTTTATTGCTTCAATTGCCACTGTGACAGGACTTTTGTTCTACGTGACTTCGGCCGATTCGGGGGCACTGGTTTTAGGTAACTTCACCACAAAACTGACTCATATTGATAATGATGCTCCTCGTTGGTTAAGTGTGTTTTGGGCGGTGGCAATTGGTTTGCTCACATTAGCCATGTTGATGACCAACGGCATTACCGCTTTGCAAAATGCAACGATTATTATGGGACTGCCGTTTAGTTTTGTGATGTTCCTTGTGATGGCTGGGCTTTATAAATCGCTCAGACTTGAAGATTACAGGCATGCTAGTCGAAGTATGAATGCTGCTCCAGTCGTAGGGAACGTGGATATTCTCAACTGGAAACAACGTTTAACTCGAGTCATGCATCATCCGGGAACCACTGAAACACAGCGCATGCTAGATACAGTTTGTTTGCCAGCCGTTCAGGCTGTTGCCGATGAGCTTGTTAAGCAGGGCATGAATGTAGATGTGCAGCAAACACCATTAGAAGATGAAGACACGCTTTACCATCTAGATCTCACCATTCATTTGGAAGAAGAGCAAAACTTTGTTTATCAGATCTGGCCTGTACGCTATAGCGCACCGAATTTCAGTCAACGTGTGAAACGAGGTAAACAGTTCTATTACCGTCTTGAAACCTATCTTTATGATGGCTCTCAAGATAACGATCTGGTTGGTTACAGTAAAGAACAGGTTATTAATGACATTTTAGATAAATATGAAAGACATATGACGTTCTTACATATTAATCGTATTAGCCCAGGGAATCGTCCATTGTTCCCAGATCCACAAGCTTAA
- the betI gene encoding transcriptional regulator BetI, translated as MTKRRVKPEHVRREEIMNAALDVIYEVGLSNTTIAQIAKKAELSTGIVSHYFGDKQGLINTCMQEMLNVLRRKTEQYRAEADSHPESQIKAIIDSNFDISQVNEKAMRVWLDFWSASMHVPDLSRLQKINDQRLYSNLKFYFLKLMNEQQASVAARGLAALIDGLWLRGSLSRHNEFDSNLARSIAYDYVQTQLQFANKPLQERQNE; from the coding sequence ATGACAAAACGCAGAGTAAAACCAGAACATGTGCGACGTGAAGAAATCATGAACGCTGCACTCGACGTAATTTATGAAGTGGGGTTATCCAATACCACCATTGCACAAATTGCAAAAAAAGCCGAGTTGTCGACCGGCATTGTCAGCCATTATTTTGGTGACAAACAAGGGTTGATAAATACCTGTATGCAAGAAATGTTAAATGTTCTGCGTCGTAAAACCGAACAGTACAGAGCAGAAGCAGATTCGCATCCAGAGAGCCAGATTAAGGCCATTATCGACTCTAACTTTGACATTAGTCAGGTTAATGAAAAAGCAATGCGGGTCTGGTTAGACTTTTGGTCAGCAAGTATGCATGTACCAGACTTAAGCCGCTTACAAAAGATTAATGATCAACGCCTGTACTCCAACTTGAAGTTTTATTTCCTCAAGTTAATGAATGAACAACAGGCCAGTGTTGCCGCTAGAGGGTTGGCAGCATTGATTGATGGATTATGGTTACGAGGCAGTTTAAGCCGTCATAACGAATTTGACAGCAACCTTGCTCGTTCCATTGCTTACGATTATGTACAAACGCAATTGCAATTTGCGAACAAGCCTTTGCAGGAGAGACAAAATGAGTGA